The following nucleotide sequence is from Aspergillus luchuensis IFO 4308 DNA, chromosome 1, nearly complete sequence.
ACAAAACGCACCAATAGCATAAGCTGTCTTCATACAGCGTATACTGGACCCTTCTCGGATGGAGCCACATCATGCGTCATTCCTGCCCCTCCTAGTTCATCTAATCAGCTACTCATGCAGAAATACCTAAGTGACTGAATGAGGTTGCTCTCAATAATATTCAGGCGCTGTTCTGATTGCGCTGAATGGCAAGTCGTTCCCTCCCGACCAAGAAAGGAGCTAGGCTCGGAGGCCTTTAGAGCGTAGGAAACTAGCGAGTATTTGTACGAAGAAGTGATCGCCATTCGAGCACAGTGACGCCATTGATGAAGCGGTTAATCAGAAAGAGCGTGAGTGGGGAACATACGAAGACCAGACTAGTTTTGAGAGTTGGGGTTTCAAGGTTGGACTTTACTAGAATAGCATGATAGAAATGTGCTTTTACAAACAACCACTGAGCCACCACCCATCCAAATGATGCGCCCCCTGCCTAAGGAAGTCAACGAGCACAGACACGAAAATGCCAGACACCGTACACCATATCTCTGACAATAGGCTGAACATTATGACAATAGACCACAAGTTATGCAGAGGACACGGAGGAACCGCAACTGCCCTCTCATAAGGCTTACCTCAAATTCCAGTATCCAATGGAAATTATTACCCCACTAAGCTACTCTTTGACGGCATCTTGTTTTCCGGATGGCGAAAAAGAACGGATCTTACTGAAAAGCCCGCGTTTCAGTTTCGAAGATTGCTTGTTGCCTTGAAGTGTCGAAGCGTCGGAAAAGGTACTCTCCGAGTCGCCTTTAGGTTGATTTTTCGCCTCATCTTTAGCAAGTTCGTCTATAAATGTGGGAATATCGCGCGCACCAGAAGGGTTCATGCGCATGGACGGTACTCGATTTGTGGGAGACATGGTGATTAGATAAGGTCGTTTGAATGACGAAAAAAGTCAAATTGCCCTTTTAAACTCTAACTGGAGAGTGGGATCGTAGAAGATTTGAGAGCGTTGTATGAAGCAATGCTGGATAGAATAAATCAGTCGCGCGAGATGAAGGAGCTTATATGTATTGCGAACGTAGATATCTGAAATCAAATTCTTCTTtgtaggagatggagagtgaGACTGTAGAATTTGTATGGAACCGTTGTGATGAAGCGATGCTGAATTTAGAAGACAATTGCTCGAGACGAGGTGGCTTTTATATTTTGAATGTGGCTGACATGTTGAAGTGAGGTATATGTGCTACAAGGCAACGATATTGGCTGCCAAAGGCAGCGACATTCCGGTAGACAAGCatgtgatggagaagacatACAACAGCAAATATGCCCTTCCTTGCGTTCTAGATTGCCCTCAAGTGGAGTGATGGGGTAGTATCTGCCAATGATGCGAAGGCGACTAATGTGCAGCCTCACAGGAAGGAGACTAACGCAGCATCCTGATCATGCGTTTCGGATAACGTTAACAGGTTAGACACTGGGTATCTGTAAGTTGAATGACGGCATAGACACCCTAGCCGGCAGGCTATAGCCTAGTTGTGACTCAGGAGAGGCTCGCTGTTAATCTAACGCATGATGTGGCTTAACACCTAGACCACGATTAGCAAGCGAGACCCTTGATTATCGCTGACCGAGGGCTTTAGAGCCCCAAGAACTGCCGATCAATAGTACGACAATTGCACTCTGCAAGGAAAATGTAGTTCTCATAACATAGGAATGAAGACAACATTCATCTTTGATGTTTTCACCATTCAATCTCCACAAAAAGATAAGTTCAGTGTTCGAATTGAAATCAAATCCCAAGTAAGGACTTGCCCGCTATAGGCGGTTGACATTGGGTTAAACGTATTGCGTCATACATGAGTTGCAAAATGGGAAATAAGCTGGAAGAATCATTGTGTGACTCACAGAGTAGCCTTCTAGATGCTAGGACCTGAACTCTGCACACATTTGGCAGCCTAAGCGACAGTGGAAGGGGCTATGCACGCAGCGGCTAATTGACGTTCAACAGTCGTTGATTAGGGCGGCCTTAAATCGCGCTACCTTATCTATCCAATCAGCAACCACTCCTACCATGGCATTCTAGACGATATGGCCAATTGGACACAACGGATCTCTTCTGATAGTCACATGGCTATTGACGAGGCTACTACTTACAGTATGACTCAACGACACGTACATGCCAGACTGACATGAGTAGGCCGCTACTAGTCTGAGAGGCTCAGGCGCATGGCGTGTTATGCCTAGGTGGCGACATTTATACCTACCCAACATTCCCCCTTACCACAGGCACGTTATTATCTGTTTAGAGGTTCGAAGCAGGCAAAGTTCACGATCTTAATAACTCGGCGAGATGATTATAGCAGAATCGGCTATTTTACCCTTCAGTTCATCCGCTCTCATCGTCCAAACAACACTTTGCGAGCACAAAGTTTGGAGTACCCAACTTACCATTGGCAAATATATCCGCCAATAGAACAAAACTACGACATTAGCTTGGCATCGAGCTTAGCACTCGGAGATATCCGAGCTGTTCCTATGCCAAAGGGCTCAGTGGCGCAATAGCTTCCAGTCTGGACCATCCCTTACGGTGCTAAAAATCCCCCGGCCAATCAGACCCACCGGGTACCTGATCACGATGGCTACCAAGGCAAAATGTGCCGATCGGGTTCGTGAGTTTCCTTGATGGCTACACGCTAATGTCGCTTAAATTTCCGCAATACGAGTGGCAAAGCGGCGTTATGTGGTCGAGATCTTCAACTAGTGTGGATAATGTGTGGGGAGGCACTGACTCGAGACGTAGAGAGGGGCTGGGTCAGCTGTCTACACAACCTGGTGAAAGAGTAAAGACTAATTTCTACTGAGAACAATCAAGAGAGTATTCCAACAGAGAACTGGATTTTGAAAGCAGTAGAATCTGacgatttattatttatggTACAATTCCTTCTACATTTGCTACAACCTTATCCCTGTACGCCCACAACACGACCACAATTTCCGTTAGACATCTGGATGGTAGTCGAAGTGTCATGAGTAGACGCCCTGGCGTAAACAGAAGACTGCGAGCAGGTTGTCGTGTGAATGAGATAGCAGTATTTGATGGAGGAAGAAACCGCGTTGTAGTAGGACATGGCGCAGGTGGAGCTTTCCATGCAGCTGACGCAGCAATCATATGCAGAACTGGTGTCGCCAACAGTCAAGCTTTCACCGGGGACATTGGTGAAGGAAATCAGGTACATGTATTGGCCCGCGAAAGAGCCGAATTCTGAGGAAAGAGGGTCGCCAGCGATGTTGCTAGACCCGCACGCCTCGTAAAAGGTGGCAGTGGCCACTGCAGCCACTGCGGTGGTAGTTGAGAACACAGTGGTTGTTTCGGCAGCTGCGGATGTGGTTTCGATGATGGTAGAAGTGGTACTGTAGCTGAGTGTAGTCGAAACATCGGAAGGAACCACAATCGAAGTactggtgatggtgttggtcaCAGTAACGGTGGAGATAGGAGTGACTGCGGTAGCAGTCGCGGGGGGTTCGGTGACCGTGGAGACGGTTGTGGTCTTGACAATGATCTTCTGGTGGCACTCGACCTCTTGAGGGTACTCATAGTCATCCAACCAAGAAGAACAATCGTCCTGCTCAATCAAGGAGCGCTTGGCAGCAGTAGCTGTAGGCAGTGTCTCCGCAATCGGAGAGAAGCCCGAAGAGCTAGCTACTGTGGACGTGCTGGTGCTCGTGGTCGAGACGGTGATAGGTACAATGGCAGTGACAGCAGCGGGAGTGATAGTCACTGTTGCAGTGTCATACTCAATCGAGGTCGTCGAGAAAATATCAGTGACCGTGTCAGCCGTTGAAACGGCCGTAGTTGTCTCATAGTCTGTGACGGTCACAGTGGTGGCGTCAGGGGTCACAGTGACGGTGTCTTGCGTCGTCGAAAAGACAACCACCGGTGTTGGGTCTTGAATAGTGCGCGTAATGGTAGTGGTAGGAACTAGTGCCAACGAGCTTGTTCCCAGCTGCGTACGGCACGACACCGAGGGCACATAGGCCTGACTGCTTGCCACCGGGGAGCTGGCCGCGGGGGTGATAGCTGCGGCCTGGCCGAGCAGAAAGCCCGCGGCGACGACGAGTACGTGAATTGGCATTTTCACGGGTTGAGAGAATATAAGCTTAAAGTGTATGGCGGTCACTCAGAACCTCTGGTAGGTTCCGAGTGCCTCGCAATAAGTACTCCGTCCTTGAATCTGGGTGGGAATTGGGGTCGGCTATTTTCGCCGCCGTTGACAGACCCACGATCCAGTGGGCGTCAATAGTGCAGCTGAATACGAAGGCTGAGACAGGAACCAGGTATTAGCTCCGTCGGGTGTGTATTCCCTATGTGTAGTCTCTTTGTCAATTCTCCGACCGAAATAGTATCTCGAGGTGATCTATATACAGTGACCCGCCTCTTGCAAGAGAGAATCAGGGCTCGGTTTCTCACACTCTCTTTTGACAGTCAATTCTCAGAATCCAACTGCAAGTCATTCATTTATGTCTCATAATACCTGAATAATACTGATTTTTTCAATCCTACTTTCGTTAAAATTATCCTCATTAACTACTGCTGAACTGAGTCAATCGCTGTCATGATGG
It contains:
- a CDS encoding uncharacterized protein (antiSMASH:Cluster_1.2), with the protein product MSPTNRVPSMRMNPSGARDIPTFIDELAKDEAKNQPKGDSESTFSDASTLQGNKQSSKLKRGLFSKIRSFSPSGKQDAVKE
- a CDS encoding uncharacterized protein (COG:S;~EggNog:ENOG410PZBI;~SECRETED:SignalP(1-19);~antiSMASH:Cluster_1.2) codes for the protein MPIHVLVVAAGFLLGQAAAITPAASSPVASSQAYVPSVSCRTQLGTSSLALVPTTTITRTIQDPTPVVVFSTTQDTVTVTPDATTVTVTDYETTTAVSTADTVTDIFSTTSIEYDTATVTITPAAVTAIVPITVSTTSTSTSTVASSSGFSPIAETLPTATAAKRSLIEQDDCSSWLDDYEYPQEVECHQKIIVKTTTVSTVTEPPATATAVTPISTVTVTNTITSTSIVVPSDVSTTLSYSTTSTIIETTSAAAETTTVFSTTTAVAAVATATFYEACGSSNIAGDPLSSEFGSFAGQYMYLISFTNVPGESLTVGDTSSAYDCCVSCMESSTCAMSYYNAVSSSIKYCYLIHTTTCSQSSVYARASTHDTSTTIQMSNGNCGRVVGVQG